The following proteins are co-located in the Marinomonas profundi genome:
- a CDS encoding DEAD/DEAH box helicase codes for MSQTFQLRDYQTQAVNACLEHFRNHNTPAVVVLPTGAGKSLVIAELSRLAKGRVICLAHVKELVEQNHAKFLATGASAGIFSAGLKQKNSTEKTTFASIQSICANLADFNEPVSLIIIDECHRVGMEDSGQYNKTIEHFRALNPTVKILGLTATPYRLGSGWIYQNHYHGYTRDCPDGFFKKCIFELPLQHMVKNGYLTPPIHYDAAIAHYDFSLLTESLDGEQNTDDIALNELIHKHPRVTQAVTEQILQLSEDRQGVMIFAATIDHAKEIASYLPADKTALVTGKTKLRQRDSLIAAFKAKDIKYLVNVSVLTTGFDAPHVDVIAILRPTQSISLFQQIVGRGLRLSPGKKDCLILDYTNNGYNIFQPEIGEKRPAQDAVAVQIHCPVCDFANIFWGRKDAEGNVLEHFGRRCHGLIETENTEEQCRYRFRFKRCPHCNEENDIAARQCQHCAEKLIDPDDLLRSALNLKDNKVLRCSGMTPEINTKDKSLKITYHDEDGLTLSETFRFQYKKSRQVFNDLFARRIANGSQAIAFDTLEEVERFLPYLPTPDFVIAKKQKQHWQVTERLFDYQGPYRKANELG; via the coding sequence ATGAGCCAAACATTCCAATTACGCGACTATCAAACTCAAGCCGTTAACGCGTGTTTGGAACACTTTCGCAACCATAATACCCCTGCTGTCGTTGTACTTCCCACTGGGGCGGGAAAAAGCCTAGTCATCGCAGAACTCAGTCGATTGGCAAAAGGTCGTGTTATTTGCTTGGCCCATGTCAAAGAATTGGTCGAACAAAACCACGCTAAGTTTCTGGCAACGGGGGCTTCTGCGGGTATTTTTTCAGCGGGCTTAAAGCAAAAAAACAGCACAGAAAAAACCACCTTTGCCAGCATTCAATCTATCTGCGCGAACCTTGCTGATTTTAACGAGCCTGTCAGCTTGATCATCATCGACGAGTGCCACCGCGTTGGCATGGAAGACAGCGGCCAATACAACAAAACCATTGAGCATTTTCGCGCACTCAACCCAACCGTAAAAATCCTTGGTTTGACCGCCACGCCTTATCGCCTTGGCAGCGGCTGGATTTACCAAAACCATTACCATGGTTACACTCGTGATTGTCCAGATGGCTTTTTTAAAAAATGTATCTTTGAACTGCCACTGCAACACATGGTGAAAAACGGTTATTTAACCCCGCCAATCCATTACGATGCCGCCATCGCCCATTATGACTTCAGCCTATTAACGGAAAGTTTGGACGGCGAACAAAATACCGATGACATTGCTTTAAACGAATTAATACACAAACACCCAAGAGTCACTCAAGCCGTGACCGAGCAAATATTACAGCTCAGCGAAGACCGCCAAGGGGTGATGATTTTTGCCGCCACCATCGACCACGCCAAGGAAATCGCCAGCTACCTACCGGCGGATAAAACCGCTCTCGTTACCGGCAAGACCAAACTCAGGCAACGGGATTCCCTAATCGCGGCGTTTAAAGCCAAAGACATTAAATACCTTGTTAATGTGTCCGTATTAACCACCGGCTTTGACGCCCCACACGTCGATGTGATCGCCATTTTACGCCCTACGCAATCGATCAGTTTATTTCAACAAATTGTCGGTCGAGGTTTGCGCTTAAGCCCAGGCAAAAAAGACTGTCTCATCTTGGATTACACCAACAACGGCTACAATATTTTCCAACCTGAAATCGGTGAAAAGCGCCCCGCTCAAGACGCCGTCGCCGTGCAAATACATTGCCCAGTCTGCGATTTTGCCAATATTTTTTGGGGACGAAAAGACGCCGAAGGCAACGTCCTTGAGCACTTTGGGCGCCGTTGTCATGGCCTGATAGAAACAGAAAATACAGAAGAGCAATGCCGCTACCGTTTTCGCTTTAAACGCTGCCCTCATTGCAACGAAGAAAACGACATCGCCGCACGCCAATGCCAGCATTGTGCAGAGAAACTGATTGATCCAGACGATTTATTAAGAAGCGCGCTTAACTTAAAAGACAACAAAGTATTGCGCTGTTCTGGCATGACACCGGAAATAAATACGAAAGACAAAAGCTTGAAAATCACTTATCACGATGAAGATGGCCTAACCTTGTCAGAAACCTTTCGTTTTCAGTATAAAAAATCACGACAGGTATTTAACGACTTGTTTGCACGCAGAATAGCAAACGGCAGCCAAGCCATTGCATTTGATACGCTTGAAGAAGTGGAGCGTTTTTTACCTTACCTGCCAACGCCCGATTTCGTCATTGCCAAAAAACAAAAACAACACTGGCAAGTCACAGAAAGGTTATTCGATTACCAAGGCCCTTATCGAAAAGCCAATGAGCTTGGCTAG
- a CDS encoding YbaB/EbfC family nucleoid-associated protein: MFKGGMGNMMRQAQQMQENMQKAQEEIANMEVEGQAGAGLVKIIMTGRHDVKRVSIDDSLFADDKEMLEDLIAAAVNDAVRNIEVTQKEKMASATAGMSLPPGFKMPF; encoded by the coding sequence ATGTTTAAAGGTGGTATGGGTAACATGATGCGCCAAGCGCAACAGATGCAAGAAAACATGCAGAAAGCGCAAGAAGAAATCGCCAATATGGAAGTAGAAGGACAAGCGGGCGCGGGTCTGGTTAAAATCATCATGACAGGTCGTCATGATGTGAAACGGGTTTCTATCGATGATTCTTTGTTTGCAGATGACAAAGAAATGCTAGAAGACTTGATTGCCGCGGCCGTTAACGATGCGGTACGCAATATAGAAGTGACGCAAAAAGAGAAAATGGCCTCGGCAACGGCCGGCATGTCTTTGCCACCTGGTTTTAAGATGCCTTTCTAG
- a CDS encoding 2OG-Fe(II) oxygenase encodes MSTEVLPAKGLYVENSMPAFSREEPFANLLMDLQTKGWSVQDDFFSVEFTQALMDEAESIQSAFMLQAGVGRKQDHQIVLDARRDYIQWIDPDQPIRKDFLKMMADLRVALNRRLFLGLFDYEAHFARYEEGAFYEKHIDAFKGESNRILSTVLYLNDDWKEGEGGELVIYDEHDPTVEVGRFFPKKGRLAVFLSECFYHEVIVAKRTRHSIAGWFRVNNTTGATLDPDQ; translated from the coding sequence ATGTCCACTGAAGTCTTGCCAGCTAAAGGCCTTTATGTCGAAAATTCTATGCCTGCTTTTAGTCGAGAAGAGCCTTTTGCTAATTTATTAATGGATTTGCAGACTAAGGGCTGGAGTGTTCAGGATGATTTCTTTTCAGTTGAGTTTACTCAAGCCTTGATGGACGAGGCTGAAAGCATACAAAGCGCCTTTATGTTGCAGGCGGGTGTGGGGCGAAAGCAAGACCATCAAATCGTCTTGGACGCTCGTCGGGATTATATTCAGTGGATCGATCCAGACCAACCCATTCGTAAAGATTTTTTGAAAATGATGGCCGATTTGCGCGTGGCGTTGAATCGTCGACTGTTTCTTGGGTTGTTTGATTATGAAGCGCATTTTGCACGCTATGAAGAGGGCGCGTTTTACGAAAAACACATCGATGCTTTTAAAGGTGAAAGTAATCGTATTTTGTCTACTGTCTTGTATTTAAACGACGATTGGAAAGAGGGAGAGGGCGGCGAGTTGGTTATTTACGATGAGCATGATCCGACGGTCGAAGTGGGGCGTTTTTTTCCGAAAAAAGGCCGATTGGCGGTGTTTCTTAGTGAATGCTTTTATCATGAAGTGATTGTGGCGAAGCGGACGCGGCACAGTATCGCAGGCTGGTTTCGAGTCAATAACACCACTGGAGCAACGCTTGATCCAGATCAATAG
- a CDS encoding HAD family hydrolase has translation MTYSYKAIIFDCDGVIVDTENISNTILKTMLSECGLELDDETLHAKFTGFTNKENLLNAEKLLGKPLPTNFDEDYRQRFHRIIEADLEPITGVRDLLSKITAPIAMATNARRQEMNFKLDKIQLTERFSTRFCVEDVEHGKPAPDLYLKAAKALNVEPEDCLVIEDSVAGITAGRAAGMRVLAFSETLDEKMQTAAGATECFKTMKQLEGLLGL, from the coding sequence ATGACTTATTCTTACAAAGCAATAATCTTTGATTGCGATGGCGTTATTGTCGACACAGAAAACATATCCAATACCATTTTAAAAACCATGTTAAGCGAATGCGGCCTCGAACTCGATGACGAGACATTACACGCAAAATTTACTGGATTCACCAATAAAGAAAACCTGCTCAACGCTGAAAAACTGCTCGGCAAACCACTCCCCACCAACTTTGATGAAGACTATAGACAACGCTTTCACCGCATTATCGAAGCAGACCTAGAGCCGATTACAGGTGTACGCGATTTACTCAGCAAAATCACCGCCCCCATTGCCATGGCGACCAATGCTCGACGCCAAGAAATGAATTTCAAACTGGATAAAATTCAGCTGACAGAGCGATTCTCAACACGCTTTTGCGTTGAAGATGTGGAACACGGCAAACCCGCACCAGACCTTTACTTAAAAGCCGCCAAAGCACTCAATGTTGAACCAGAAGATTGCTTAGTAATTGAAGATTCTGTGGCAGGCATCACCGCAGGCAGAGCCGCAGGAATGAGAGTGCTCGCCTTTAGCGAAACACTTGATGAAAAAATGCAAACCGCTGCTGGTGCAACGGAATGCTTTAAAACCATGAAACAACTAGAAGGCTTGCTGGGTCTATAA
- a CDS encoding TetR/AcrR family transcriptional regulator, with protein MSLRQQQKANTRSKIKAIAKQAFLTQGIEATSTRYLSDQAGIAVGTLFVHFPDKLSLVKDIFFDEMDLALRAAVIAQKASASPIDYLLQMAQVLFDFYDQYAEFTRQVLFDSLAKGGFHTNQMMVISEGIVKRFKQIGVDEKTANIFAENMIANYWFVLLSAVPKGVLGQDAIEHLQRMNLPFEMSYRNALKKTS; from the coding sequence GTGAGCCTTCGTCAACAACAAAAAGCCAACACGCGATCGAAAATCAAAGCCATTGCCAAGCAAGCGTTTTTAACGCAAGGCATTGAAGCAACCAGTACGCGTTATTTAAGCGATCAAGCGGGCATTGCGGTTGGCACCTTGTTTGTTCACTTTCCCGATAAACTTTCTCTTGTTAAAGATATCTTTTTTGATGAAATGGACCTAGCGCTACGGGCGGCGGTTATCGCTCAAAAAGCCAGCGCCTCTCCGATCGATTACTTGTTGCAAATGGCACAAGTGTTGTTTGATTTTTACGATCAATATGCGGAGTTTACGCGCCAAGTGTTGTTTGACAGCTTGGCGAAAGGCGGTTTTCATACCAATCAAATGATGGTGATCTCGGAAGGCATCGTTAAGCGCTTCAAGCAGATTGGGGTGGATGAAAAGACCGCCAATATTTTTGCAGAAAACATGATCGCTAATTATTGGTTTGTGTTATTAAGCGCGGTGCCAAAAGGTGTTCTGGGGCAAGACGCGATTGAGCATTTACAACGGATGAATTTGCCGTTTGAAATGTCTTATCGAAACGCGCTAAAAAAGACAAGCTAA
- the recR gene encoding recombination mediator RecR: protein MFSPLIKELIESLRCLPGVGPRSAQKMALYLLERDHQGADRLANALREALDKVGRCSSCRTLTEESECGICKDPERDAKRLCIVETPADVVAIESAGTFTGRYFVLLGHLSPIDGIGPEELGLDRLEALVQHNDVEEAIIATNSTVEGEATCHYIAEKLKTLNINVSRIAHGVPMGGELEYVDGNTLALALEGRKKL from the coding sequence TTGTTTAGTCCCTTAATAAAAGAGTTGATTGAATCTTTGCGTTGTTTGCCGGGAGTTGGGCCAAGATCGGCGCAAAAGATGGCGTTGTATTTATTGGAACGTGATCATCAAGGGGCGGATAGACTGGCCAATGCATTGCGTGAAGCGCTCGACAAAGTCGGGCGTTGTTCGAGTTGTCGTACTTTGACAGAAGAATCAGAATGCGGCATTTGCAAAGACCCCGAGCGCGATGCAAAGCGTTTGTGTATTGTTGAAACACCGGCGGATGTGGTGGCGATTGAGTCGGCTGGGACTTTTACCGGGCGCTACTTTGTTCTGTTGGGGCATTTGTCACCGATTGATGGCATTGGCCCAGAAGAGTTAGGTTTAGATCGTTTAGAAGCCTTGGTTCAGCATAATGACGTGGAAGAAGCCATTATTGCCACGAACTCGACGGTAGAAGGTGAAGCGACTTGTCATTATATCGCTGAAAAATTAAAAACATTGAACATCAATGTCAGTCGTATTGCCCATGGTGTGCCTATGGGTGGTGAACTGGAGTACGTTGATGGAAACACTCTGGCGTTAGCGCTAGAGGGACGGAAGAAACTCTAG
- a CDS encoding DUF2947 family protein: protein MYQSLEQFSKSWIFKRHDPKVEPEDLQQIRLLSEPRAGQIWHDYISDEQVHPDHFTDRDWLKKASSQAPDGKLQWEKAWDSEQAPLPDELLAHFSAWGDDTTVFFCCHNELVFELTWGVFKRTWKAFLFLDNGPILVGKKKKQAAQFHTNGWANLLFRVS, encoded by the coding sequence TTGTACCAATCGTTAGAACAGTTTTCAAAGAGTTGGATTTTTAAGCGTCATGACCCAAAAGTTGAGCCGGAAGACTTGCAGCAAATTCGTTTGTTAAGTGAGCCGCGTGCAGGGCAGATTTGGCATGATTATATTAGTGATGAGCAAGTGCATCCAGATCACTTTACAGATCGTGATTGGCTAAAGAAAGCCAGTTCGCAAGCGCCAGACGGTAAGCTTCAATGGGAAAAAGCCTGGGACAGCGAACAGGCGCCGTTGCCAGATGAACTCTTGGCACATTTCTCTGCTTGGGGCGATGACACGACGGTATTTTTTTGCTGCCATAATGAGCTGGTGTTTGAGCTTACTTGGGGGGTGTTTAAGCGCACTTGGAAAGCGTTTTTATTCTTAGACAATGGGCCTATCTTAGTCGGTAAAAAGAAAAAGCAGGCGGCGCAGTTTCATACCAATGGCTGGGCGAATTTGTTGTTTAGAGTCTCTTGA
- a CDS encoding tRNA-uridine aminocarboxypropyltransferase: protein MKNAPQKHTVDTLRAQCRADSMRPFNARGANVIRCPHCLMAEFACFCHLRESLHSPIEFILLFHRDEIHKPTNSGRLIADLFPNDTQAYLWSRTTPSLALLNHLKSRQGRCTLLFPNTTTAQAQNRPIRIDLTQTTSHDEKHCFIILDGTWKQASKMFHQSEWLKDIPHFEINSEAQRSFLVRHSGHTMQFATAEVTAMLLDTLGHQKHSQRLLNYYQTFNKRCLISRKRGATQSVENEPL, encoded by the coding sequence ATGAAAAACGCCCCACAAAAACACACTGTTGATACATTGCGAGCGCAATGTCGAGCAGACTCAATGCGGCCATTCAACGCCAGAGGGGCTAACGTCATTCGCTGTCCACATTGCTTAATGGCAGAATTCGCCTGCTTTTGCCATCTCAGAGAAAGCCTGCACTCTCCTATCGAGTTCATTTTGCTATTTCATCGCGACGAAATACACAAACCGACTAACAGTGGAAGACTCATCGCCGACTTATTTCCTAACGACACACAAGCCTACTTATGGAGTAGAACGACTCCGTCTTTAGCGCTGCTTAATCATCTAAAAAGTCGTCAAGGGCGCTGTACCTTGCTTTTTCCCAACACAACAACGGCACAGGCGCAAAACAGGCCAATCAGAATAGACCTGACACAAACCACCAGTCATGATGAAAAACACTGCTTTATCATTCTGGATGGCACCTGGAAGCAAGCCAGTAAAATGTTTCACCAAAGCGAGTGGTTGAAAGACATTCCTCATTTTGAAATAAACAGCGAAGCACAACGCTCATTTCTGGTTAGACACTCCGGCCATACCATGCAATTTGCCACAGCGGAAGTCACCGCCATGTTGCTCGACACACTGGGCCATCAAAAACACAGCCAGCGATTACTTAACTATTACCAAACCTTTAATAAGCGCTGTTTAATCAGTCGCAAACGAGGCGCCACGCAATCAGTCGAAAATGAGCCTTTGTGA
- a CDS encoding DUF1499 domain-containing protein, with protein MSRYISPVLYILLMLVGCMAFVSIAGVRVGVFEPLTRFSMLRDSVLASLVLSLFAVLSLGICRKERNIASQRFFVLVLIVSLLYSVMWIAFYLQRSGLPDINDVTTDMETPPTFLNINFIRKTNENDLNYNREWAAIQKKYYPNVQPVFSSKDKAAVYALVERLVEERDWDVVAKYSDAGMIEATARTPILGFRDDIVIRLTEIDGDQRIRVDMRSCSRVGQGDYGVNAERIESFMGDLSESLSRPAVPHINFSR; from the coding sequence ATGAGTCGTTATATCTCTCCGGTACTGTACATTTTATTGATGTTGGTTGGGTGTATGGCGTTTGTTTCTATCGCCGGTGTTCGAGTGGGTGTGTTTGAACCATTGACGCGGTTTTCGATGTTGCGGGACAGTGTTCTTGCGTCATTGGTGCTGTCTTTGTTTGCCGTGCTGTCGTTGGGCATTTGTCGAAAAGAGAGAAATATCGCGAGCCAGCGATTCTTTGTTTTAGTGTTGATTGTGTCTTTGCTCTACAGCGTCATGTGGATTGCATTTTATTTACAGCGTTCAGGTCTGCCTGATATTAATGATGTCACTACGGATATGGAGACACCTCCGACCTTCCTAAATATCAATTTCATTCGAAAAACCAACGAAAACGATCTCAATTACAATCGAGAATGGGCTGCGATTCAGAAAAAATATTATCCCAATGTACAACCTGTTTTTTCCTCTAAGGACAAGGCGGCAGTGTATGCGCTTGTTGAGCGTTTGGTGGAAGAGCGTGATTGGGACGTAGTGGCTAAGTATTCGGATGCCGGTATGATTGAAGCAACAGCACGAACGCCTATTTTGGGCTTTCGTGACGATATCGTTATTCGCCTTACCGAGATCGATGGGGATCAGCGTATTCGGGTCGATATGCGTTCATGCTCCAGAGTGGGGCAAGGGGATTACGGCGTTAATGCGGAGCGTATCGAGTCTTTTATGGGGGATTTGTCTGAATCCTTGTCTCGTCCTGCTGTCCCTCACATCAATTTTTCTCGCTAA
- the dnaX gene encoding DNA polymerase III subunit gamma/tau produces the protein MSYQVLARKWRPQTFLEMAGQDHVLQALVNALRQQRLHHAYLFTGTRGVGKTTIARIFAKCLNCETNGISPEPCGTCDSCREIAEGRFVDLIEVDAASRTKVEDTRELLENVQYAPTRGRFKVYLIDEVHMLSTHSFNALLKTLEEPPAHVKFLLATTDPQKLPVTVLSRCLQFNLKNMSPQRVVDYLQTVLTTEQVNYDQPALWQIGQAANGSMRDALSLTDQAIAFGNGTISESGVTAMLGLVNQAQVLDLLESVAAKNAAQVLTRIEQLADYQPDFTAICGSLLDVLHRVAIEQQVPGALMDQLGDLARIQNMAANVSSEEIQIMYQSLLIGRRDLHLAHSARAGFEMLMLRLIAFRPAPPMVVNHSAPPVASAESVNLTAEADYPPPMAEKKTSITEPDVAAIEPVEQVVEKEPAQPITAAEHPPWEDAPQPLVVDNLAVEETVVEDTAVENVAVESESILHERGQNGADKEIESVSADDSEHLDTAEIDQSEPTESASTLAAEAKPDNQAKPDNESQSEHKPFVVEEGPFVEGRLDESDDDEDEEEAEERAIADVIDPFNPAADLVDALGAEPIDSSGAEETASSDDKATTGRLSKVPDTIAQPALAMPLPELDHYNQLTMQLWWLVAPRLPLTGLVQNILMNSSLIDASEQGIRLEVPLEYGHMLNQVRYEQIQGALSDFFAMTVPLIIDTVEDTSGVTAEEFAASKRAEALQVAIEHLNSHPVVQALSATMGAQLVYDTVKVKA, from the coding sequence ATGAGTTATCAAGTTTTAGCACGTAAATGGCGTCCGCAGACGTTCCTTGAAATGGCCGGGCAGGATCATGTCCTGCAAGCCTTGGTGAATGCGCTACGTCAACAGCGTTTGCATCACGCCTATTTGTTTACCGGAACTCGTGGGGTGGGTAAAACCACCATTGCGCGGATTTTTGCGAAATGCTTAAACTGTGAAACCAATGGCATTTCGCCTGAGCCGTGCGGAACCTGTGATAGTTGCCGAGAAATCGCCGAAGGTCGCTTTGTGGATTTGATCGAAGTGGATGCGGCGTCTCGCACCAAGGTAGAAGATACCCGTGAACTGTTAGAAAACGTGCAATACGCGCCAACCCGAGGGCGCTTTAAAGTCTATCTGATAGATGAAGTGCACATGCTCTCGACGCATTCCTTTAATGCCTTGTTAAAAACCCTTGAAGAGCCGCCAGCACACGTCAAATTTTTGCTGGCCACCACCGATCCGCAAAAGCTTCCGGTGACGGTGTTGTCCCGTTGTTTGCAGTTTAATCTTAAAAATATGTCACCGCAGCGCGTGGTCGATTATTTGCAAACCGTGCTGACCACCGAGCAAGTTAACTATGATCAGCCAGCCCTTTGGCAAATTGGCCAAGCGGCAAATGGCAGTATGCGTGATGCCTTGAGTCTAACCGACCAAGCGATCGCTTTTGGTAATGGGACGATTTCGGAATCTGGTGTCACCGCCATGTTGGGCTTGGTAAATCAGGCGCAAGTATTGGATTTACTAGAAAGTGTGGCGGCTAAAAATGCCGCACAAGTGCTGACTCGAATAGAGCAGCTTGCGGATTATCAGCCAGATTTTACCGCGATTTGCGGTAGCTTATTAGACGTTTTACACCGTGTCGCCATAGAGCAACAAGTGCCCGGTGCATTAATGGATCAGCTTGGGGATTTGGCGCGTATTCAAAACATGGCGGCCAATGTGAGTTCTGAAGAGATACAAATTATGTATCAGAGCTTATTGATTGGTCGTCGTGACTTGCATTTGGCGCATTCTGCCCGGGCCGGTTTTGAAATGCTGATGCTAAGGTTGATTGCCTTTCGCCCTGCGCCGCCAATGGTCGTCAACCATAGCGCGCCGCCAGTGGCGTCGGCTGAGTCGGTTAATCTAACGGCAGAAGCCGATTATCCGCCGCCGATGGCAGAAAAAAAAACATCAATTACTGAGCCAGACGTTGCCGCAATTGAACCCGTAGAGCAGGTGGTTGAAAAAGAGCCTGCGCAACCAATCACAGCGGCAGAGCATCCGCCTTGGGAAGACGCGCCACAGCCTTTAGTCGTTGATAATTTGGCCGTTGAAGAGACGGTTGTCGAAGATACGGCGGTTGAAAATGTGGCGGTTGAGAGCGAAAGCATCCTCCATGAAAGGGGGCAAAACGGTGCTGATAAAGAGATCGAGTCTGTCAGTGCTGACGATTCTGAGCATCTTGATACAGCGGAAATAGACCAGAGTGAGCCGACCGAATCCGCTTCTACGCTGGCCGCTGAAGCTAAGCCAGACAATCAAGCTAAGCCAGACAATGAAAGCCAGTCAGAACATAAGCCTTTTGTTGTTGAGGAAGGCCCATTCGTTGAAGGTCGCTTAGATGAAAGTGACGACGATGAAGACGAAGAAGAAGCGGAAGAGCGCGCCATTGCGGATGTGATCGATCCCTTTAACCCCGCCGCAGACTTAGTCGACGCATTAGGCGCAGAACCCATTGATTCAAGTGGTGCCGAAGAAACGGCAAGCAGTGATGATAAAGCAACCACAGGGCGTTTATCAAAAGTGCCGGATACCATCGCTCAACCCGCATTAGCGATGCCCTTGCCTGAGTTAGATCATTACAATCAGTTGACGATGCAGCTTTGGTGGCTGGTGGCGCCGCGTTTGCCTTTGACAGGATTGGTGCAAAATATTTTAATGAACTCCAGCTTGATAGACGCCAGTGAACAAGGTATTCGTTTAGAAGTGCCTTTAGAATATGGGCACATGTTGAACCAAGTACGTTATGAACAAATACAAGGCGCCTTGAGCGACTTTTTCGCCATGACGGTGCCGTTGATTATCGACACAGTGGAAGACACCAGTGGTGTGACCGCAGAAGAATTTGCCGCCAGCAAGCGAGCTGAAGCCTTGCAGGTGGCCATTGAACATTTGAATTCACATCCAGTTGTGCAAGCTTTATCGGCAACGATGGGTGCACAATTGGTTTACGATACCGTTAAGGTTAAAGCTTAA
- the trhO gene encoding oxygen-dependent tRNA uridine(34) hydroxylase TrhO has product MSKVVVCALYKFVALPHFESLREPLQKTLEDNAIRGTLLLASEGINGTVAGSRDGIDAMLAWLDQQPGLDKIVTKESYDEDMPFYRTKVKLKKEIVTMGVEGIDPKRVVGTYVKPQDWNALISDPDVVLVDTRNDYEVQIGTFKNAVNPKTETFREFPAYVKENMDPAKHKKVAMFCTGGIRCEKSTAYMLEQGFEEVYHLEGGILKYLEDVPKEETLWEGECFVFDNRVSVNHDLQKGEYDQCHACRMPITEEEKQSEHYIQGVSCVHCVDKFTDEQRQRFIERERQVQLARSRGEEHIGAQVLDAVEKHRLEKALEKERQRNVRDAKVSESL; this is encoded by the coding sequence ATGTCTAAAGTGGTTGTTTGTGCCCTTTATAAATTTGTTGCCTTACCTCATTTTGAGTCCCTTCGTGAACCCCTACAAAAAACCTTAGAAGATAACGCTATTCGCGGCACGCTGTTGCTGGCGAGCGAAGGTATTAACGGCACGGTGGCGGGCTCTCGTGACGGCATCGATGCCATGCTGGCTTGGTTAGATCAGCAGCCCGGTTTGGATAAGATTGTCACTAAAGAGTCTTATGACGAAGACATGCCTTTTTACCGCACAAAAGTAAAATTGAAAAAAGAAATTGTCACCATGGGGGTCGAAGGCATTGACCCTAAACGCGTGGTGGGCACTTATGTTAAGCCACAAGACTGGAATGCGCTGATTTCTGACCCTGATGTGGTATTGGTGGATACGCGTAACGATTATGAAGTGCAAATTGGTACCTTTAAAAACGCCGTCAATCCAAAAACAGAAACCTTCCGTGAGTTTCCTGCCTATGTGAAAGAAAACATGGATCCGGCTAAGCACAAAAAAGTCGCCATGTTCTGTACCGGTGGAATTCGTTGCGAAAAATCCACGGCTTACATGTTAGAGCAAGGTTTTGAAGAGGTGTATCACCTTGAAGGCGGCATTTTGAAGTACTTGGAAGACGTGCCGAAAGAAGAAACCTTATGGGAAGGTGAGTGTTTTGTTTTCGACAATCGTGTGTCAGTAAATCACGATTTGCAAAAAGGCGAATACGACCAATGTCACGCCTGTCGTATGCCGATTACGGAAGAAGAAAAACAAAGCGAGCATTATATTCAAGGCGTCAGTTGTGTGCATTGTGTTGACAAATTCACCGATGAGCAGCGTCAGCGTTTTATCGAGCGCGAGCGCCAGGTGCAGCTTGCCCGTTCCCGCGGTGAAGAACACATTGGGGCGCAAGTACTGGACGCGGTAGAAAAACACCGTTTAGAAAAAGCCTTGGAAAAAGAGCGTCAACGCAATGTGCGTGATGCCAAGGTGAGTGAGTCTCTTTAA